The following coding sequences are from one Candidatus Aegiribacteria sp. window:
- a CDS encoding [FeFe] hydrogenase H-cluster radical SAM maturase HydE, producing the protein MKIDNNWIEKCLNHGFAKDDLKAVLLSSDSEADLLYGAAREVRKKYFGERAFIRAVIEFANTCRCSCLYCGMRVENTEAPRFTLEPDEIVSVARRARKNGIKTFFLQAAESEEYNAEWLGSVISRISEMGMMVLLCVGIHNVNDLDIWYRAGARKFILKHETSNADLFSKMKPGFTLSKRIEWLRTLRKHGYHIGSGPLLGLPGQTIDSLVDDLFLMKELKVEMSSISVFLPARGTPLEDHQVGNVDLGLRFIAAMRLYLKNTLIPATSTFERLREDGQLKCFNAGANVITVNMTPPRLRDDYELYSERFYVGLEHARNTIKRAELQETTESDLLGRIV; encoded by the coding sequence TTGAAAATTGATAATAACTGGATTGAGAAATGTTTGAATCATGGTTTTGCGAAGGATGATCTGAAAGCTGTTCTCCTGTCATCCGATTCCGAAGCTGACCTGCTTTACGGAGCTGCAAGGGAAGTAAGAAAGAAATATTTTGGAGAAAGAGCCTTCATCAGGGCTGTTATAGAATTCGCGAACACCTGCAGGTGCAGTTGCCTGTACTGCGGCATGCGTGTTGAAAACACAGAAGCGCCAAGGTTTACACTTGAACCGGACGAGATAGTTTCCGTTGCCCGGAGGGCAAGGAAAAACGGTATCAAAACTTTCTTTCTGCAGGCTGCGGAGAGCGAAGAGTACAATGCGGAATGGCTTGGAAGCGTAATCAGTAGAATATCCGAGATGGGGATGATGGTTTTGCTGTGTGTGGGTATTCATAATGTGAATGACCTCGATATATGGTACAGGGCGGGGGCGAGGAAATTCATATTGAAGCATGAAACCTCCAATGCAGACCTCTTCTCGAAGATGAAACCTGGATTTACCCTTTCGAAGAGAATTGAGTGGTTGCGGACCCTTAGAAAACACGGGTATCACATTGGCTCCGGACCTTTGCTGGGCCTGCCGGGGCAGACGATAGACTCACTGGTTGATGATCTGTTTCTAATGAAGGAGCTGAAAGTTGAAATGTCAAGTATTTCAGTGTTCCTTCCAGCCCGGGGTACGCCTCTTGAAGATCATCAGGTAGGAAATGTGGACCTGGGGCTGCGGTTCATCGCAGCCATGAGGCTGTACCTTAAGAACACTCTCATTCCTGCCACCAGTACTTTCGAGCGGTTGAGGGAGGATGGACAGCTGAAGTGTTTCAACGCAGGAGCGAACGTAATTACTGTGAACATGACACCACCGAGGCTGCGCGATGACTACGAACTGTATTCTGAGAGGTTCTATGTAGGGCTGGAACATGCCAGAAATACCATTAAACGGGCAGAGCTTCAGGAGACTACAGAATCAGACCTTCTTGGGAGAATAGTGTAA